In Papilio machaon chromosome W, ilPapMach1.1, whole genome shotgun sequence, a single genomic region encodes these proteins:
- the LOC123723393 gene encoding uncharacterized protein LOC123723393, with protein sequence MPKCRACGKYTANADCVRCTKCANVYHRGCSGLPAGPIPLRFACPGCKAKNDVSSESSSPGDDIMAPGKGEAECTRMLSELIREVQGLRSDLKETRDEIKQFKADLQACCRRITSVEERVLEVEKKVATKTIDNVDHLENTIADLRIQLNDRDQELLLNDVEIAGLPEERNENVLHLVSVVAVKLGLTLEDRDIVHAERQGAVRRNRGDGEGAPQQPRPLVVRLARRAQRDALLRAARVRRGITTADMNIAGTPRKFYVNERLTRNNRQLFGKTREAASRLQWKYVWTKGGRIFARKEEGKAIERISSEEDIKKIFGS encoded by the coding sequence ATGCCGAAGTGTCGTGCGTGTGGTAAATATACGGCGAATGCTGACTGTGTGCGTTGTACCAAGTGTGCAAATGTGTACCACCGCGGCTGCAGCGGCCTGCCCGCTGGTCCTATCCCTCTAAGGTTCGCTTGCCCTGGCTGCAAGGCCAAGAACGACGTCTCGTCAGAAAGCTCGAGCCCCGGTGATGACATAATGGCCCCCGGAAAAGGCGAGGCCGAATGTACCCGAATGCTCAGCGAGCTCATCCGGGAGGTCCAGGGACTTCGTAGCGACCTCAAGGAAACACGAGATGAGATAAAACAGTTTAAGGCCGATCTGCAAGCTTGCTGTAGACGTATAACTTCGGTCGAAGAAAGGGTTCtagaagtagaaaaaaaagttgccACTAAAACTATCGACAATGTTGATCACCTCGAGAATACGATAGCGGACCTGAGGATACAGTTGAATGATCGAGACCAAGAGCTGCTGCTGAATGATGTTGAAATAGCTGGACTACCTGAAGAGAGAAACGAGAACGTCCTACATCTCGTCAGCGTTGTAGCTGTAAAACTGGGCCTGACCCTAGAGGATCGCGACATCGTGCACGCGGAGCGGCAGGGCGCCGTGAGACGCAACCGCGGCGACGGTGAAGGCGCGCCGCAGCAACCGCGACCGCTCGTCGTGCGGCTGGCGCGGAGGGCTCAGCGCGACGCCTTGCTCCGCGCCGCGCGCGTCCGTCGCGGCATCACCACGGCCGACATGAACATTGCTGGGACGCCGAGGAAATTCTACGTCAACGAGCGACTCACGCGGAATAATCGGCAGCTGTTCGGTAAGACGCGCGAAGCGGCTTCCCGCTTGCAATGGAAGTACGTGTGGACAAAAGGTGGCCGAATATTCGCTAGGAAGGAAGAAGGTAAGGCTATTGAACGAATCAGTAGTGAagaagacattaaaaaaatttttggatCTTAA
- the LOC123723187 gene encoding ras-specific guanine nucleotide-releasing factor RalGPS1-like has product MPRDILSESLAVLRIIEHDDEESWPLEDKAPACKQANKKIVNPAPSSQKVVTKDDSACYFNFAHGDGTSNRQQDPVYQYKTNSLPAASSINQSWDEIVCSALRISPEDIANQLSLLDLACFKAIQAEELTTCGWNKRNKLTLTVAPNVVVFTKRFNRVSFWTVQEILNGQSPKARAETLAHFIKVAKKLHELNNLHSLFAIISALNSASIYRLTKTWACLSKKDKQQFDKMAELFSEKDNWSALREYLRSISLPCIPYLGIFLTDLVYIDMAHPAESPHRAAKMAVVLHALRRYQASQYDIAPLPHVAAYLNSVRYIEELQKFLEDDQYKLSMKLEPPSPTGSRTSSKESVKECAALSTVAGSAGSAASAGSCAGAPPSLLSPSHRLGCGSLRLQAPFQPKFIPTHRKCRSLGSNIFGKGTGQGEEREGCAGQTPPGSVNLLDDTLLEAPVAAVPPPTGALHSELSNSVPLQCDFQSYVRRKTVLKDGRKISLSSWQRFWLELVGSALVFYASKSFKGSNRSDFRSERCKVVPLSGWAAALEPPDCFQLLHHAAGTLYRFKTGSESVAKHWVEKIEEVNNRIEKPLPANLMSFE; this is encoded by the exons ATGCCACGGGATATTTTGAGTGAAAGTTTGGCTGTCCTCCGGATCATAGAG CATGATGATGAAGAGAGTTGGCCCCTGGAGGATAAAGCACCAGCTTGTAAGCAAGCAAACAAGAAAATTGTCAACCCCGCCCCAAGCAGTCAGaaagttgtcacaaaagatGACAGTGCCTGTTACTTCAATTTTGC CCATGGGGATGGAACGAGCAACCGTCAACAAGATCCAGTATACCAGTACAAGACTAACAGTTTGCCAGCGGCATCATCCATCAATCAGTCCTGGGATGAAATAGTTTGTTCTGCACTGCGCATATCCCCCGAGGATATAGCCAATCAGCTTTCACTCCTTGACCTGGCCTGCTTCAAGGCTATCCAGGCCGAGGAACTCACAACATGCGGTTGGAATAAACGCAATAAGCtgacg CTGACGGTTGCTCCAAACGTCGTTGTCTTCACCAAGCGCTTCAATAGG GTGAGCTTCTGGACAGTACAAGAAATACTCAACGGACAGTCACCAAAGGCCCGAGCGGAAACTTTGGCTCACTTCATAAAGGTCGCCAAGAAATTGCACGAACTCAACAATCTTCATTCTTTATTTGCTATTATCTCGGCACTAAACAGCGCCAGCATATAtag GTTGACTAAGACATGGGCGTGTTTGTCGAAGAAAGATAAACAGCAGTTCGACAAGATGGCTGAATTATTTAGCGAGAAGGATAACTGGTCTGCTCTAAGGGAATATCTTCGGTCGATCTCATTGCCTTGCATACCCTACCTCG GTATATTCCTGACGGACCTGGTGTACATCGATATGGCGCACCCGGCGGAGTCGCCTCACCGCGCCGCCAAGATGGCGGTAGTACTACATGCGTTACGTCGCTACCAGGCGTCCCAGTACGACATCGCCCCCCTCCCCCACGTCGCAGCATACCTCAACAGTGTCCGGTATATCGAGGAGCTGCAGAAGTTCTTAGAGGATGACCAGTACAA GTTATCAATGAAATTGGAACCGCCGTCACCTACGGGAAGTCGCACGAGCTCCAAAGAGTCTGTGAAGGAGTGCGCGGCGTTGTCCACGGTTGCAGGCTCCGCGGGGTCTGCGGCGTCGGCGGGAAGCTGCGCGGGCGCTCCGCCCTCGCTGCTGTCGCCATCGCACCGTCTCGGCTGCGGCTCGCTGCGACTGCAGGCCCCCTTCCAGCCCAAATTTATACCGACGCATAGGAAGTGCCGCTCACTCGGCTCCAA CATCTTCGGCAAGGGGACGGGGCAGGGGGAGGAGCGCGAGGGATGCGCGGGGCAGACACCCCCGGGCTCCGTCAACCTGCTGGATGATACGCTGCTGGAGGCGCCAGTGGCCGCAGTGCCTCCGCCCACTGGAGCCCTGCATAG TGAGCTTTCGAATTCTGTGCCTTTGCAATGCGACTTCCAGAGTTACGTGAGAAGGAAGACGGTGTTGAAGGACGGGAGGAAGATATCTCTGTCGTCATGGCAACGCTTTTGGCTAGAACTTGTTGGATCCGCGCTTGTATTCTACGCTTCTAAGTCATTTAAAGG GAGCAACCGCAGCGACTTTCGTTCGGAGCGTTGCAAGGTGGTGCCGCTGTCGGGATGGGCGGCTGCCCTGGAGCCCCCCGACTGCTTCCAGCTGCTGCACCACGCTGCTGGCACACTGTACAGGTTCAA AACTGGTTCAGAATCTGTCGCGAAGCATTGGGTGGAAAAAATAGAGGAGGTGAATAATAGAATTGAGAAGCCGCTTCCCGCAAATCTTATGTCGTTCGAGTAA